A genomic region of Enterobacter hormaechei ATCC 49162 contains the following coding sequences:
- the ftsP gene encoding cell division protein FtsP has protein sequence MSLSRRQFIQASGIALCAGAMPRTASAAGQQEPLPIPPLIESRRGQPLFLTLQRSHWSFTQGTRAQVWGINGRYLGPTIRVWNGDDVKLIYSNRTTENVAMTVSGLQVPGPLIGGAARMMSPNADWAPVLPIRQSAATLWYHANTPNRTAQQVYNGLAGMWLIEDEVSKTLPIPNHYGVDDFPIIIQDKRLDNFGTPEYSEPGSGGFVGDTLLVNGAQSPYVEVSRGWVRLRLLNASNSRRYQLQMSDGRALHVISGDQGLLPAPVPVKQLALAPGERREILVDMTNGDEVSVTCGEAASIVDRIRGFFEPSSILVSTLVLTLRPTGLLPLVTDSLPMRLLPQEIVTGPAVRSRDISLGDDPGINGALWDVNRIDITAQQGTWERWTVRSEMPQSFHIEGVSFLIRNVNGAMPFPEDRGWKDTVWVDGQVELLVYYGQPSWPHFPFLFHSQTLEMMDRGSVGQMLVNPAP, from the coding sequence ATGTCACTCAGTCGGCGTCAGTTTATTCAGGCTTCGGGTATCGCCCTTTGTGCGGGTGCGATGCCGCGGACAGCCAGCGCCGCCGGGCAGCAAGAGCCGCTGCCTATTCCGCCGTTGATTGAATCCCGTCGCGGACAGCCGCTATTCCTCACGCTTCAGCGTAGCCACTGGTCCTTTACCCAGGGCACGCGCGCGCAGGTATGGGGCATTAACGGACGCTACCTTGGGCCGACCATTCGCGTGTGGAATGGCGATGACGTTAAGCTCATCTACAGTAACCGTACGACGGAAAATGTCGCGATGACCGTCAGTGGTTTGCAGGTGCCGGGTCCGCTGATTGGCGGCGCGGCGCGCATGATGTCGCCGAATGCCGACTGGGCACCCGTCCTCCCGATTCGTCAGAGCGCGGCGACATTGTGGTATCACGCCAACACCCCGAACCGCACCGCTCAGCAGGTCTATAACGGCCTGGCCGGGATGTGGCTGATTGAAGATGAGGTCAGCAAAACGCTGCCGATCCCGAATCACTACGGGGTCGATGATTTCCCGATCATTATTCAGGACAAGCGCCTGGATAACTTTGGTACGCCGGAGTACAGCGAGCCGGGCAGCGGTGGCTTTGTGGGCGATACGCTGCTGGTTAACGGCGCGCAAAGCCCGTATGTCGAAGTGTCTCGTGGCTGGGTGCGCCTGCGTCTGTTGAATGCTTCAAACTCGCGCCGCTACCAGTTGCAGATGAGCGACGGCCGCGCGCTGCACGTGATTTCAGGCGATCAAGGGTTATTACCGGCGCCGGTGCCGGTGAAACAGCTGGCGCTGGCGCCGGGTGAACGTCGTGAAATCCTCGTGGATATGACCAACGGGGATGAAGTGTCCGTGACCTGCGGCGAAGCGGCAAGCATTGTTGACCGCATTCGCGGCTTCTTTGAACCGTCGAGCATTCTGGTTTCCACGCTGGTGCTGACGCTGCGTCCAACGGGCCTGCTGCCGCTGGTGACCGACAGCCTGCCGATGCGCCTGCTGCCGCAGGAGATCGTGACCGGGCCAGCAGTGCGCAGTCGCGATATCAGCCTGGGCGACGATCCGGGCATCAACGGCGCGCTGTGGGACGTTAACCGCATTGATATCACCGCCCAGCAGGGAACCTGGGAGCGCTGGACCGTCCGCTCTGAGATGCCGCAGTCGTTCCATATTGAAGGGGTGTCATTCCTGATCCGCAACGTCAACGGGGCGATGCCGTTCCCGGAAGACAGGGGCTGGAAAGATACCGTCTGGGTGGATGGACAGGTAGAGCTGCTGGTTTATTATGGTCAGCCTTCCTGGCCGCACTTCCCGTTCCTGTTCCACAGCCAGACGCTGGAGATGATGGACAGGGGATCGGTAGGGCAGATGCTGGTGAATCCGGCACCGTAA
- a CDS encoding TrkH family potassium uptake protein produces MKFNDSLNVSQLRVVLHLCGFLVLLYSLSMLPPMVIALLNKERTYFAFLTTFITFFSLGGLIWRATRHAGIQLRTRDGFVIIVLFWLLFSIISAMPLWMDDGLHLSFADALFEGVSGITTTGATVIGDVSALPKSYLYYRAQLNFIGGLGVIVLAVAVLPLLGIGGMKLYQSEMPGPFKEERLTPRLADTARTLWMTYLALGLICTLAYWLAGMSFFDAVCHGLSTVSLGGFSTRSESIGFYDSHAIELVAGAFSLLSAINFTLWYVAIVRRTLKPLRRSPEVKFFLTTAFVIILITAWQVWHAGMYNVTDSLVHAFFLASSMMTDNGLSTGDYAQWPAHTIFLLLSASFFGGCVGSTCGGIKALRFLIMSKQSVQELNQLAHPRALLSIKVGKSVVNERVLRSVWSFFFLYVTITGLFVWMLNLMGYDLFTSFATVAACINNMGLGFGETASTFGTLTEGAKLLMCAAMILGRLEIYPVLILFSRFFWRA; encoded by the coding sequence GTGAAGTTCAACGATTCGTTAAATGTGTCCCAGCTGCGGGTTGTACTTCATCTCTGCGGTTTTCTGGTTCTTCTGTACAGCCTGTCCATGCTTCCGCCAATGGTTATCGCGCTGCTGAATAAAGAACGGACCTATTTTGCTTTCCTGACCACCTTTATCACGTTTTTTAGTCTCGGTGGCCTGATATGGCGGGCAACCCGTCACGCGGGAATTCAGCTACGCACGCGCGACGGTTTTGTGATTATCGTCCTGTTCTGGCTGCTGTTTTCCATTATCAGCGCCATGCCCTTATGGATGGACGACGGTCTGCATCTCTCTTTTGCTGACGCGCTCTTTGAGGGCGTATCCGGGATCACCACCACGGGGGCAACGGTGATTGGGGACGTCAGCGCCCTGCCCAAATCCTATCTTTATTACCGCGCTCAGCTCAATTTCATTGGCGGGTTGGGGGTTATCGTTCTCGCCGTCGCGGTACTCCCGCTGCTGGGCATCGGGGGCATGAAGCTGTACCAGTCAGAAATGCCCGGCCCGTTCAAGGAGGAGCGTCTTACTCCCCGGCTCGCCGATACCGCGCGTACCCTGTGGATGACCTATTTAGCGCTGGGGCTGATCTGCACCCTGGCATACTGGCTGGCGGGAATGTCCTTTTTTGACGCCGTCTGTCACGGGCTTTCCACCGTATCGCTGGGCGGGTTTTCCACCCGCAGCGAGAGCATCGGATTTTATGACAGCCACGCAATCGAGCTGGTTGCCGGGGCCTTTTCCCTGCTCTCCGCCATTAACTTCACCCTCTGGTATGTCGCCATCGTCAGACGCACCCTGAAGCCTCTCCGCCGCAGCCCGGAGGTGAAATTTTTCCTGACCACCGCGTTCGTCATTATTCTCATCACCGCGTGGCAGGTCTGGCATGCCGGGATGTACAACGTGACCGACAGCCTGGTGCATGCCTTCTTCCTGGCCAGCTCCATGATGACCGATAACGGCCTCTCAACGGGCGATTATGCCCAGTGGCCAGCGCACACCATCTTTCTGCTCTTAAGCGCCAGCTTTTTTGGCGGCTGCGTAGGCTCAACCTGCGGCGGTATCAAGGCCCTGCGTTTTCTGATCATGTCTAAACAGTCTGTTCAGGAGCTAAATCAGCTGGCGCATCCCCGGGCGCTGCTGAGCATCAAGGTAGGCAAAAGCGTGGTAAACGAACGTGTCCTGCGATCGGTATGGAGCTTCTTTTTTCTCTATGTGACGATCACGGGCCTTTTCGTCTGGATGCTCAATCTGATGGGCTACGATCTGTTTACCTCTTTCGCCACCGTTGCCGCCTGTATCAATAATATGGGGCTGGGCTTTGGCGAAACGGCGTCAACGTTTGGCACGTTAACAGAGGGAGCGAAACTGCTGATGTGCGCGGCGATGATCCTGGGCCGTCTGGAGATTTATCCGGTACTGATCCTGTTTTCGCGCTTTTTCTGGCGGGCATAG
- a CDS encoding YgiQ family radical SAM protein has protein sequence MSAISLIQPDRDLFSWSQYWAACFGPAPFLPMSREEMDQLGWDSCDIILVTGDAYVDHPSFGMAICGRMLEAQGFRVGIISQPDWNSKDDFMRLGKPNLFFGVTAGNMDSMINRYTADRKLRHDDAYTADNVAGKRPDRATLVYTQRCKEAWKDVPVILGGIEASLRRTAHYDYWSDTVRRSVLVDSKADMLIFGNGERPLVEVAHRLAQGEPVSEIRDVRNTAIMVKEALPGWSGVDSRIIDMPGKIDPIPHPYGEDLPCADNKPVEPKKAEAKAVVVQPPRPKPWEKTYVLLPSYEKVKSDKVLYAHASRILHHETNPGCARALMQKHGERYIWVNPPAIPLSTEEMDSVFALPYKRVPHPSYGNSRIPAYEMIRFSVNIMRGCFGGCSFCSITEHEGRIIQSRSEESIVNEIEAIRDTVPGFTGVISDLGGPTANMYMLRCKSPRAEQTCRRLSCVYPSICEHMDTNHEPTINLYRRARDLKGIKKILIASGVRYDIAVEDPRYIKELATHHVGGYLKIAPEHTEEGPLSKMMKPGMGSYDRFKQLFDTYSKQAGKEQYLIPYFISAHPGTRDEDMVNLALWLKQRRFRLDQVQNFYPSPLANSTTMYYTGKNPLSKIGYKSEDVVVPKGDKQRRLHKALLRYHDPKNWPLIRQALEEMGKKHLIGSRRDCLVPAPTLEEMREARRQNRNTRPALTKHTPIVHQRSNGGAGTKKNVKRKTG, from the coding sequence ATGAGCGCAATTTCCCTGATCCAGCCGGATCGCGACCTCTTCTCCTGGTCCCAGTACTGGGCGGCCTGCTTTGGACCGGCACCCTTCCTGCCGATGTCCCGGGAAGAGATGGATCAACTGGGCTGGGACAGCTGCGATATCATTCTGGTGACGGGTGATGCGTATGTCGATCACCCGAGCTTTGGCATGGCGATCTGTGGCCGTATGCTTGAAGCCCAGGGCTTCCGCGTGGGGATCATCTCCCAGCCTGACTGGAACAGCAAAGACGATTTTATGCGTCTGGGCAAGCCTAACCTGTTCTTCGGCGTGACCGCGGGCAACATGGACTCGATGATCAACCGCTATACCGCTGACCGTAAGCTGCGCCATGACGACGCTTACACCGCCGACAACGTGGCGGGTAAACGTCCCGATCGCGCGACCCTCGTCTACACCCAGCGATGCAAAGAAGCATGGAAAGACGTACCGGTGATCCTGGGCGGCATCGAGGCGAGCCTGCGCCGTACCGCGCACTACGATTACTGGTCTGACACCGTGCGCCGTTCGGTGCTGGTGGATTCGAAAGCCGACATGCTGATCTTTGGCAACGGTGAGCGTCCGCTGGTGGAAGTGGCACATCGACTGGCCCAGGGCGAACCGGTCAGCGAGATCCGCGACGTACGCAACACCGCGATCATGGTAAAAGAGGCGCTGCCGGGCTGGAGCGGGGTGGATTCCCGCATTATCGATATGCCGGGCAAAATCGACCCTATCCCGCATCCGTATGGTGAAGATCTGCCGTGCGCGGATAACAAACCGGTTGAGCCGAAGAAAGCGGAAGCAAAGGCCGTGGTGGTGCAGCCGCCGCGTCCGAAGCCGTGGGAAAAAACCTATGTGCTGCTGCCGTCCTATGAAAAAGTAAAAAGCGATAAAGTGCTCTACGCCCACGCGTCGCGCATTTTGCACCATGAAACCAACCCGGGCTGTGCGCGAGCGCTCATGCAAAAGCACGGTGAGCGCTATATCTGGGTAAACCCGCCAGCGATCCCGCTCTCTACCGAAGAGATGGACAGCGTATTTGCCCTGCCGTACAAGCGTGTACCGCATCCGTCATATGGCAACAGCCGCATTCCGGCGTACGAGATGATCCGTTTCTCGGTCAACATCATGCGCGGCTGCTTCGGCGGGTGCTCCTTCTGTTCGATCACCGAACATGAAGGCCGTATTATTCAGAGCCGTTCCGAAGAGTCGATTGTTAACGAGATCGAAGCGATTCGCGACACGGTGCCGGGCTTTACCGGCGTGATCTCCGATCTGGGTGGCCCAACGGCCAACATGTACATGCTGCGCTGTAAATCGCCGCGCGCCGAGCAGACCTGCCGTCGCCTCTCCTGCGTTTACCCGAGCATTTGCGAGCATATGGACACCAACCACGAGCCGACGATCAACCTTTACCGTCGCGCCCGTGATCTGAAAGGCATCAAGAAGATCCTGATCGCCTCCGGCGTGCGTTACGACATTGCGGTGGAAGATCCGCGCTACATCAAAGAGCTGGCGACGCACCACGTGGGCGGTTATCTGAAGATAGCCCCGGAGCACACCGAGGAAGGCCCGCTGTCCAAAATGATGAAGCCGGGCATGGGCAGCTATGACCGCTTTAAGCAGCTGTTTGACACCTATTCAAAACAGGCGGGGAAAGAGCAGTATCTGATCCCATACTTCATCTCCGCGCACCCCGGCACCCGTGATGAAGACATGGTGAACCTGGCGCTGTGGCTGAAGCAGCGTCGATTCCGTCTGGATCAGGTGCAGAACTTCTACCCGTCGCCGCTCGCCAACTCGACGACCATGTATTACACCGGCAAAAACCCGCTGAGTAAGATTGGTTATAAGAGCGAAGACGTGGTGGTGCCAAAAGGGGATAAACAGCGCCGTCTGCACAAAGCGCTGCTGCGTTACCACGATCCGAAAAACTGGCCGCTGATCCGTCAGGCGCTGGAAGAGATGGGGAAAAAGCACCTGATTGGCTCGCGTCGTGATTGCCTGGTGCCTGCGCCAACGCTGGAAGAGATGCGCGAAGCGCGCCGCCAGAACCGCAATACGCGCCCGGCGCTGACCAAACATACCCCGATTGTGCATCAGCGTTCGAATGGTGGTGCGGGAACGAAGAAGAACGTAAAACGTAAGACCGGTTAA